A single window of candidate division WOR-3 bacterium DNA harbors:
- the hypB gene encoding hydrogenase nickel incorporation protein HypB has product MKIIKPKDGEILDIELEESLLRKNKEIAEENKKIFNQYGIKAIDILGSIGSGKTTLICQVVKKLKKEYNIAVIAGDLTTKIDADLIRKNGAKVIQINTGKECHLDAQLVNEAIKNLPLKDINLLFIENVGNLICPAEFPLGAHYRIVVFSCTEGPYTVVKHPYIFKEADMVVINKIDLAKKMGVSLNKFKKDIKKIKPSVPVIGTIAKKGKGIEKIVKFLKNA; this is encoded by the coding sequence ATGAAAATTATCAAACCAAAAGATGGTGAAATTTTAGATATTGAATTAGAAGAAAGTCTGTTAAGAAAAAACAAGGAGATCGCCGAGGAAAATAAAAAGATCTTTAATCAATACGGAATAAAGGCCATTGATATTCTTGGTTCTATCGGCAGCGGGAAGACAACTTTGATTTGTCAAGTTGTTAAAAAATTAAAAAAAGAATATAATATTGCTGTAATTGCTGGAGATTTAACTACGAAAATCGATGCTGATTTAATTAGAAAAAATGGTGCTAAAGTAATCCAAATAAACACTGGTAAGGAATGTCATTTAGATGCTCAATTAGTAAATGAAGCAATAAAAAATTTACCTTTAAAAGATATCAATCTTCTTTTTATTGAGAATGTTGGCAATCTAATCTGTCCGGCAGAATTTCCTCTTGGTGCTCATTATCGAATAGTAGTTTTTTCTTGTACCGAAGGCCCTTACACGGTTGTTAAACATCCCTACATTTTTAAAGAAGCCGATATGGTTGTGATTAATAAAATTGATTTAGCGAAAAAAATGGGGGTTTCTTTAAATAAATTTAAGAAAGATATAAAGAAAATTAAACCTTCAGTTCCGGTTATAGGAACAATTGCTAAAAAGGGTAAAGGTATAGAGAAAATAGTAAAATTTTTAAAAAATGCATGA
- a CDS encoding T9SS type A sorting domain-containing protein, translating into MKKISIFIFFIPFLFSLPKSEFLTSQYRQPYSPLPFSTGLEKIFLPVNTSLTFTTSPGILLSRTFIDYQSNGTLGSRIEFANNTWGFDWMHSPDSNSSYPNRYCYYNAYFDDTVQLGMGVQASGNYRAGYVTFGMFPDGKACCFFHHTREGVTYSALTIEIAPQTGIFGDPIEPDVNLSPYGHEIIWPHGTIGNNGIIHVLGYGRPPTAGASEDFYYSRSTDGGNTFTNWMPIMNDTVMACLSGDIYAQPNGDKVVIAYTSDLPEIHSQVLQNVWIRESYDRGATWQPPRQITNYPYPTDTLPHEFAYADCDAIYDLNGNLHVVWTEILSMVGSQGPATYPGFSRIRHWSEETGITLVSGIGHLQVVGDSWWYSPYPNVNNDAWRRPADRPQLAIDNYGNLYCVWVGNLDTNDISQGRRINGELYAAVSTDGGRTWGVKGRIGEVLNLTNSPSPGAPPGMCEDDDYFSLAPFAVDGYLHITYINDKDAGGVPQQEGVVTNNPVLYFRVPCSLLVEVGIAENNNKYSPKPNFFISPNPASKKINIIYSLPKSSPITIAIFDISGKMVEILENTTKEKGNYKLTWDAEGRKGTYFCLFNDGKKIYKKKIIIN; encoded by the coding sequence ATGAAAAAAATAAGTATTTTTATTTTTTTTATTCCTTTTTTATTTTCTTTACCAAAAAGTGAATTTTTAACTTCTCAATATCGCCAACCATACTCTCCTCTTCCCTTTTCTACCGGCCTAGAAAAAATCTTTTTACCAGTTAACACTTCTCTTACTTTCACTACTTCACCAGGAATTCTTCTTTCACGAACTTTTATTGATTATCAATCTAATGGCACTTTGGGCTCAAGGATAGAGTTTGCTAACAATACTTGGGGATTTGATTGGATGCACTCACCTGATTCAAATTCTTCTTATCCAAATCGTTATTGTTATTATAATGCCTATTTTGATGATACTGTCCAATTAGGAATGGGAGTTCAAGCAAGTGGTAATTATCGAGCAGGATATGTAACTTTTGGAATGTTTCCTGATGGAAAGGCTTGCTGCTTTTTCCATCATACAAGAGAAGGTGTAACCTATTCGGCTTTAACAATTGAAATTGCTCCCCAAACAGGAATATTTGGTGACCCAATTGAACCCGATGTAAATCTTTCACCTTATGGTCACGAAATTATTTGGCCACATGGCACAATTGGTAACAATGGAATTATTCATGTTTTAGGATACGGAAGGCCACCAACTGCCGGTGCTTCAGAAGATTTCTATTACTCCCGTTCTACCGACGGTGGTAATACTTTTACTAATTGGATGCCAATAATGAATGATACAGTAATGGCTTGTCTCTCTGGTGATATATATGCCCAACCAAATGGTGATAAAGTAGTCATTGCCTATACTTCTGATCTACCAGAAATACATTCGCAAGTTTTACAAAATGTCTGGATAAGAGAATCTTATGACCGTGGTGCTACTTGGCAACCGCCGAGGCAAATTACAAACTATCCATACCCAACCGATACTTTGCCTCATGAATTTGCCTATGCTGATTGTGACGCTATTTATGATTTAAACGGCAATTTACACGTTGTTTGGACAGAAATCTTATCAATGGTTGGTAGCCAAGGACCGGCAACTTATCCTGGCTTTTCAAGAATTAGACATTGGAGTGAAGAAACTGGAATAACTTTGGTATCCGGTATCGGACATTTACAAGTAGTTGGTGACTCCTGGTGGTATTCGCCTTATCCCAATGTTAATAATGATGCTTGGCGAAGACCGGCTGATAGACCACAATTAGCAATTGATAATTATGGAAATCTTTATTGTGTTTGGGTTGGTAATTTAGATACCAATGACATTTCTCAAGGAAGAAGAATAAACGGAGAATTGTATGCCGCAGTTTCTACTGATGGTGGAAGAACTTGGGGAGTAAAAGGAAGAATTGGTGAAGTATTAAATTTAACAAACTCACCCAGTCCTGGAGCCCCTCCTGGAATGTGTGAAGATGATGATTACTTCTCCTTAGCACCTTTTGCTGTTGACGGCTATTTACATATTACTTATATTAATGATAAAGATGCTGGTGGTGTTCCACAGCAAGAAGGAGTAGTTACTAATAACCCAGTTCTTTATTTCCGAGTTCCGTGCTCTTTACTTGTGGAAGTTGGTATTGCGGAAAATAATAATAAATATTCTCCAAAACCCAATTTTTTTATCTCTCCTAATCCAGCGAGTAAAAAAATCAATATTATCTATTCACTACCAAAATCTTCACCAATAACAATTGCTATTTTTGACATTAGTGGTAAAATGGTAGAAATTTTAGAAAATACGACAAAAGAAAAAGGAAATTATAAATTAACTTGGGATGCTGAGGGAAGAAAAGGCACTTATTTTTGCCTATTTAATGACGGAAAGAAAATATATAAGAAAAAAATAATAATAAATTAA
- a CDS encoding Rne/Rng family ribonuclease: MIKPKTTIIITHKFNDTRVAILENGRLVEFYIEREGIENNVGKIFKGKVENIVKGLRGAFVNIGLRKNGFLPLAEIPEEIFGIDLEEEEEKIKRPKKEELPINIGDQIFCQVVKEQIGEKGARLTSFIHLPGKYVVFFPTISRIGVSQRIANKKERNRLKEIAKKLKKPNRGLIIRTAAENMPEEVIVRDYHYLEGKWEEIEREFQKSRAPRLLYREPKLALKIVRDLYTLDTEAIYIDDRNLYYEICNYIKNYTPELFNKDKIIFYEDKEPIFKKFKIDEELEKALAREIPLKSGGFITIDQTEALVTIDVNTGSFASEEDPETLILQTNLEAAAEIARQIRLRDLSGLIIIDFIDMREQKNRERVYQELKLCLANDRAKADFGKLSRFGLVEMTREKTRPSLFFTLCEECPACKGRGRILDRYEVCLKIESYLINKTEKIKGKKILLLVSPYLYEFLTNEWNERLNQLIKKIGVHLELKMNPKFKYDEYKFLEEI, encoded by the coding sequence ATGATTAAACCTAAAACCACTATTATAATCACTCACAAATTTAATGATACCCGAGTAGCAATTTTAGAGAACGGTCGTTTAGTAGAGTTTTATATTGAACGTGAAGGAATTGAAAATAATGTGGGAAAAATATTTAAAGGAAAAGTGGAAAATATTGTAAAAGGATTGCGGGGGGCTTTTGTAAATATTGGCTTAAGGAAAAATGGCTTTTTGCCATTAGCAGAAATACCTGAAGAAATATTTGGAATTGACTTAGAGGAAGAGGAAGAAAAAATTAAAAGACCTAAAAAAGAAGAATTACCGATAAATATTGGTGATCAAATTTTCTGTCAAGTAGTCAAAGAACAAATTGGTGAAAAGGGCGCTCGCTTAACTTCTTTTATTCATTTGCCTGGTAAATATGTGGTATTTTTCCCTACTATCTCCCGCATTGGCGTATCTCAACGGATTGCTAACAAAAAAGAAAGAAATCGGTTAAAAGAGATTGCTAAAAAATTAAAAAAACCTAACCGTGGATTAATTATTCGGACAGCAGCTGAAAATATGCCCGAGGAGGTAATTGTTCGAGATTATCATTATTTAGAAGGCAAATGGGAAGAAATTGAAAGAGAATTTCAGAAATCCCGAGCTCCCCGTTTGCTTTATAGAGAACCAAAATTAGCATTAAAAATTGTGCGGGATCTTTATACTTTGGACACCGAAGCTATTTATATAGATGACCGAAATCTTTATTATGAAATATGTAACTATATAAAAAATTATACTCCCGAATTGTTTAATAAAGATAAAATTATTTTTTATGAAGATAAAGAACCTATTTTTAAGAAATTCAAAATTGATGAAGAGTTAGAAAAAGCACTGGCAAGAGAAATTCCTTTAAAAAGTGGTGGCTTTATCACTATTGACCAAACCGAAGCCTTAGTCACTATTGATGTAAATACGGGAAGCTTTGCTTCTGAAGAAGATCCTGAAACATTGATATTGCAAACAAATTTAGAAGCAGCTGCTGAAATCGCTCGCCAAATTAGATTGCGAGATTTATCTGGTCTGATTATCATTGATTTTATTGATATGCGTGAACAAAAAAATCGGGAAAGAGTATATCAGGAATTAAAATTATGTTTAGCTAATGACCGAGCAAAAGCTGATTTTGGTAAATTAAGCCGTTTTGGATTAGTGGAAATGACCCGAGAAAAAACTCGACCGAGTTTATTTTTTACCCTTTGCGAAGAATGTCCAGCTTGTAAAGGTAGAGGGAGAATTTTGGATCGGTACGAAGTTTGTTTAAAAATTGAAAGTTATTTAATAAATAAAACTGAAAAAATAAAAGGGAAAAAAATTCTTCTGTTGGTTTCTCCCTATCTTTATGAATTTTTAACCAATGAATGGAATGAAAGATTAAATCAACTTATCAAGAAAATCGGGGTTCATTTAGAATTAAAAATGAATCCCAAATTTAAATATGATGAATACAAATTTTTGGAAGAAATTTAA
- a CDS encoding biopolymer transporter ExbD: MMKKFLIKRETPEIPSASTGDIAFLLIIFFMLTTVLRTEIGLKVNLPQAEATERLIKRRNVAHIWVDKTGKITIDDNVLDLTGVTNVMLLKIADNPELIAEIMADSDVDYGRINDVLEALKEAQAFKVVFATEYKKLGGEL; this comes from the coding sequence ATGATGAAAAAATTTTTAATTAAAAGAGAAACTCCCGAAATACCGAGTGCTTCTACTGGTGATATTGCTTTTCTTCTAATCATCTTTTTTATGCTTACTACTGTTTTAAGAACAGAAATAGGACTAAAGGTAAACTTACCACAGGCAGAAGCAACAGAAAGATTGATAAAAAGAAGAAATGTTGCCCATATCTGGGTAGATAAAACCGGAAAAATTACTATTGATGATAATGTATTAGATTTAACCGGTGTTACAAACGTAATGCTTTTAAAAATTGCTGATAATCCAGAATTAATAGCAGAAATTATGGCTGATAGCGATGTAGACTACGGAAGAATAAATGACGTATTAGAGGCCCTAAAAGAAGCCCAGGCTTTTAAAGTAGTATTTGCTACTGAATATAAAAAATTGGGAGGTGAATTATGA
- a CDS encoding hydrogenase/urease maturation nickel metallochaperone HypA, with amino-acid sequence MHEFACAQQLIRVIHQVCKKYQIKKIYKINIKIGSLTLINKEQFVFWLKEGLKDTLAKTSQVAVSEEKPEIECKNCGYYGEANLKFLYICPKCSSPKILFKKGDDYYLESIEGE; translated from the coding sequence ATGCATGAATTTGCTTGTGCCCAACAACTCATTAGAGTAATTCATCAGGTATGTAAAAAGTATCAGATTAAAAAAATTTATAAAATAAATATAAAAATTGGTAGTTTAACGTTAATTAATAAAGAACAGTTTGTTTTCTGGTTAAAAGAAGGATTAAAGGATACTCTCGCAAAAACCAGCCAAGTAGCTGTGTCAGAAGAAAAACCGGAAATTGAATGCAAAAATTGTGGTTATTACGGTGAAGCAAATTTAAAATTCCTTTATATCTGTCCTAAATGTTCTTCTCCAAAAATTCTTTTTAAAAAAGGAGATGATTATTATTTAGAAAGTATTGAAGGTGAATAA
- a CDS encoding T9SS type A sorting domain-containing protein: MRKLLIIFIPLLIVFALPKEYLIPIKALPPELKADFPKVKETKIIKERTPLPTWQPVGRVDTVFFTTYDWQFNSHMRQRIYNDPGRGVHVTGMTSLQPSNFPDRNMRYNFYDRATQSWAFGQDGIDAINARCGFGNIDVNPMEGNEFIVGHVAGTQYLVPRIAKDIAPGQGIFDYGDCQEGYLWPPIAITSNGWIHVAAVEDDPGGARERVFYIRMRDWPTPEEPRLIAPQPGEPIAPQGDAHGIFASKTSDKVVIFWTEWDGTGPDSGAYRISTDGGETWSDVIPFPFPEIFTPGSETLPELWLPSVGGFFDREDRPNFVLCFTPNIRDTGRVIPVEMWHYVPGRNPELTRICRIMPETLAATVGYNAIFAGRPSIGQNLQNGNLYVVWEQFDPVNYEPTTQRLRADIWGTASTDGGLTWAPPKRITEPDQTSKRFPFLAPIVDDMCWIVYLVDLVSGFYVQGEGAMSMNPFVVHQVPREYLETGIVETKENKLFALKVYPNPIRKHAYLALNLEKETKVDISLTDVNGRIIMNLLNKNLPKGSHNYQFRIPQELKNGIYFLTVKINNLTERYKLIINN, encoded by the coding sequence ATGCGCAAATTATTAATTATTTTTATTCCTTTATTAATTGTATTTGCCCTTCCTAAAGAATATTTAATTCCTATAAAAGCTCTTCCTCCCGAATTGAAAGCCGATTTTCCAAAAGTAAAAGAAACGAAAATAATTAAAGAAAGAACCCCTCTTCCTACCTGGCAACCGGTTGGCAGAGTAGATACTGTTTTCTTCACCACTTATGATTGGCAGTTTAACAGCCATATGCGACAAAGAATTTATAACGATCCTGGTCGCGGTGTTCATGTGACAGGAATGACTTCTCTCCAACCATCTAATTTTCCCGACAGAAATATGAGATATAATTTCTACGATCGTGCTACCCAGTCTTGGGCATTTGGTCAAGATGGGATTGACGCAATTAATGCCCGTTGCGGTTTTGGAAATATTGATGTTAATCCAATGGAAGGAAACGAATTTATTGTTGGACATGTTGCCGGCACTCAATATCTCGTTCCAAGAATTGCAAAAGATATTGCTCCCGGACAAGGAATCTTTGATTATGGTGATTGCCAAGAAGGTTATTTATGGCCACCCATTGCTATAACAAGTAACGGTTGGATTCATGTAGCAGCAGTTGAAGATGACCCAGGAGGAGCAAGAGAAAGAGTTTTTTATATTAGAATGCGTGATTGGCCAACTCCGGAAGAACCAAGATTGATTGCTCCTCAACCCGGTGAACCTATTGCTCCCCAAGGCGATGCCCACGGAATATTTGCTTCTAAAACAAGTGATAAAGTAGTAATTTTCTGGACAGAATGGGATGGCACAGGCCCAGATAGCGGTGCTTATAGAATTTCCACTGATGGTGGCGAAACTTGGAGTGATGTAATTCCTTTTCCATTTCCAGAAATTTTTACACCGGGAAGCGAAACATTACCTGAACTTTGGCTACCTTCTGTGGGAGGTTTCTTTGATAGAGAAGATAGACCTAATTTCGTTCTCTGTTTCACACCTAATATAAGAGATACTGGTAGAGTAATTCCAGTGGAAATGTGGCATTATGTACCAGGAAGAAATCCGGAATTAACAAGAATTTGCCGAATTATGCCCGAAACCTTAGCAGCTACTGTTGGTTATAATGCTATTTTTGCTGGTAGACCATCTATTGGTCAAAACTTACAAAATGGGAATCTTTATGTAGTTTGGGAACAGTTTGATCCAGTAAATTATGAGCCAACAACTCAAAGATTAAGAGCTGATATTTGGGGAACTGCTTCTACCGATGGTGGTTTAACTTGGGCACCACCAAAAAGAATTACTGAACCTGACCAAACTTCAAAGAGATTTCCGTTCTTAGCTCCAATTGTTGATGATATGTGTTGGATTGTCTATTTAGTTGATTTAGTTTCGGGATTTTATGTCCAAGGTGAAGGAGCGATGTCTATGAACCCATTTGTTGTTCATCAGGTTCCAAGGGAATATTTAGAAACCGGTATTGTGGAAACAAAAGAAAATAAATTATTTGCCTTAAAAGTCTATCCCAATCCGATTAGAAAACATGCTTATCTTGCGCTTAATTTAGAAAAAGAGACAAAAGTAGATATCTCTTTGACTGATGTTAATGGTAGAATAATTATGAATTTATTAAATAAAAATCTTCCAAAAGGAAGCCACAATTATCAATTCCGAATTCCCCAAGAACTGAAAAATGGCATTTATTTCTTAACTGTAAAGATAAATAATCTAACCGAAAGATATAAGTTAATAATCAACAACTAA
- a CDS encoding biopolymer transporter ExbD produces the protein MFKRKSEQKISIPTASTGDIAFLLIIFFMVTSIFSREKGLKIVLPPKGAEVKVKKENILIITVNPYGEVMIGDQKVTIPEIKSIVQEALSKNPELVVALKVSRKAPYKIMIDAFDQLKLAKAEKISLTPVKEE, from the coding sequence ATGTTTAAAAGAAAAAGTGAACAAAAAATTTCTATTCCCACAGCTTCTACTGGCGATATTGCCTTTCTATTGATTATTTTCTTTATGGTAACTTCTATTTTTTCTCGCGAAAAGGGTTTAAAAATTGTTCTTCCGCCAAAAGGAGCGGAAGTTAAGGTAAAAAAAGAAAATATTTTAATAATAACAGTAAATCCTTATGGCGAAGTCATGATTGGTGACCAAAAAGTCACTATTCCGGAAATTAAATCAATTGTTCAAGAAGCGTTAAGTAAAAATCCGGAATTGGTTGTTGCTTTAAAAGTCTCTCGAAAGGCTCCTTATAAAATTATGATTGATGCCTTTGACCAGTTAAAATTAGCAAAGGCTGAAAAAATTAGTCTGACTCCTGTGAAGGAGGAATAA
- a CDS encoding MotA/TolQ/ExbB proton channel family protein, which produces MIQEFIKGGGIMWFLLACAILGIALVIERFITLFIVASLNAKKFTRELISLIEKEGIEAGTKFCQKTRSPVSRVLLAALEKAKEGRSAMEEAVTRAGLSELGFLDRGMNLMGGLTMVAPFFGFLGTVTGMIRAFAAVAAVGEVEPAVVASGISEALITTKWGLMIAAPLAIIHILYQMKINSYTRDLETSAATLIEYLTKQQHV; this is translated from the coding sequence ATGATACAGGAATTCATTAAGGGTGGTGGTATAATGTGGTTTTTATTAGCATGTGCCATTCTTGGTATTGCTTTAGTTATTGAACGGTTTATTACTCTTTTCATTGTTGCTTCCCTAAATGCTAAAAAATTTACCCGTGAACTTATTTCTTTAATTGAAAAAGAAGGAATAGAGGCAGGAACTAAATTTTGCCAAAAAACCCGCAGCCCAGTATCTCGGGTTCTTCTTGCAGCCTTGGAAAAAGCAAAAGAAGGTAGGAGTGCCATGGAAGAGGCTGTTACCCGAGCAGGTCTCTCGGAATTAGGTTTCCTAGATCGAGGAATGAATTTGATGGGTGGTTTAACTATGGTAGCTCCTTTCTTTGGGTTTTTAGGTACAGTTACCGGAATGATTCGCGCTTTTGCAGCGGTAGCAGCTGTAGGAGAAGTAGAACCAGCAGTAGTGGCTTCAGGTATTTCTGAAGCTCTTATAACCACTAAGTGGGGATTAATGATTGCTGCTCCGTTAGCAATTATTCACATTCTTTACCAAATGAAAATCAACAGCTACACCCGTGATTTGGAAACATCAGCAGCTACTTTAATTGAATATTTAACAAAACAACAACATGTTTAA
- a CDS encoding energy transducer TonB: protein MNNKIFEWDEYYSLMFRVGLILALAFVLLVFIIFPKEFFYRPYIPKKEVGTILEQLPPELEQIAEPPPVERPKIAVVSEAQTGEEAEEVTSIGKTEFSEIYKKTEETEIPIVPFWKVEVKPKEVYLPKPVYPEIARQLGHEGDVVVEALVDIDGSIADVRILKSSGNPELDKAAMDAARQAKFTPAKQRDMPVRVWVSIPYKFRLK from the coding sequence ATGAACAACAAAATTTTTGAATGGGACGAGTATTATTCCCTAATGTTTCGTGTGGGGTTAATACTTGCGTTGGCATTTGTCTTATTGGTTTTTATAATTTTTCCTAAGGAATTTTTCTATCGTCCTTATATTCCTAAAAAAGAAGTGGGAACGATTTTAGAACAATTACCACCGGAGTTAGAACAAATTGCTGAACCGCCACCTGTCGAAAGACCCAAAATTGCTGTGGTCTCTGAAGCACAAACAGGTGAAGAAGCAGAAGAAGTTACCTCTATTGGGAAAACTGAATTTAGTGAGATATATAAAAAGACAGAAGAAACAGAAATACCTATTGTTCCTTTTTGGAAGGTAGAAGTAAAACCTAAAGAAGTATATTTACCAAAACCAGTATATCCGGAAATTGCTCGCCAATTAGGTCATGAAGGAGATGTGGTGGTAGAAGCACTGGTAGATATAGATGGAAGTATTGCCGATGTGAGAATTTTGAAATCTTCTGGAAATCCCGAGTTAGATAAAGCAGCAATGGACGCCGCCCGACAAGCAAAATTCACACCAGCAAAACAAAGAGATATGCCGGTAAGAGTTTGGGTAAGTATTCCTTATAAATTTAGACTTAAATAA
- a CDS encoding TIGR03960 family B12-binding radical SAM protein, which produces MNKNDKKILNLLPLVTKPIRYTGGEYNLFPLSIKKDTVKVCLVFPEIYEIGMSNYGLKILYSKLNYHKNTICERSYAPALDFGEKLKKHDIPLFSLENKLPLFKFDIIGFSLQSELNYPNVLYCLSLGKIPLRTEERLDTNSPLIIAGGPCTVNPLPMTPFIDAFVIGDGEEVILEMVEIYRTFKNNKKEILENWANLEGVYVPLIHKKEKVIKRRYIKELKEEDFPFPPLVPICEIVHDHLTIEISRGCGRGCRFCQAGFVNRPVRIRPIEEIKKLALKAIKATGYEEISLLSFSAGDYPNLAFLLSSLNEILHPYLVALSLPSLRGEDFNEEIINQLKFIKKSGITFAPETISSRLKKVINKEISNEKIIQATETLIKNNWQGIKFYFMIGLPTEKEEDIKEIAYFLNFLGKIARNKELRISISPFIPKPHTPFQFCGFEDKGLLSEKIKILKSLVKSKNVRIRYENFEQSEIQAVLARGDEKVSFVIEDIFKNQGFFQDWTEYFKYQLWIDSFSKNQIDKENYLKERKPNEPLPWEFIDIGLSKNFFIESYQKALSYQEKTEFCSFKITKKETILSKEFSTFLKPPSSLSIYKRFRVKFKVEENFRFASHLDIVRAIYRTIRRACLPVLSSSGFSPRYLVSFGPPLPVGVISEGEYFDIFLKIDYNGNLIKDLGSYMPKDLIVIDFKEIKKETPSLGKSIKFLKYQIILPESIKKNINLVNSSYYSVKISDNILEILLPFQPGVKLYPTLSKILGLEEETIKLLSIKRVEHYLIKNDKLITPLEDD; this is translated from the coding sequence GTGAATAAGAATGATAAAAAAATTTTAAATCTTTTACCCTTAGTTACTAAACCTATTAGATATACTGGAGGCGAATACAATCTTTTTCCTCTTTCAATAAAAAAAGATACTGTTAAAGTTTGTTTAGTTTTTCCAGAAATTTATGAAATTGGAATGTCGAATTATGGGTTAAAAATTCTTTATTCCAAACTAAATTATCACAAAAACACTATCTGTGAACGAAGTTATGCTCCGGCTTTAGATTTTGGAGAAAAATTAAAAAAACATGATATTCCTCTTTTTTCATTAGAAAACAAATTACCTCTTTTTAAATTTGATATTATCGGATTTTCTTTACAATCAGAATTAAATTATCCTAACGTATTATATTGCTTATCTTTGGGTAAAATACCACTGCGTACAGAAGAACGTCTCGATACTAATTCACCATTAATTATTGCTGGCGGGCCATGTACTGTAAATCCATTACCAATGACACCTTTTATTGATGCCTTCGTTATCGGTGACGGAGAAGAGGTAATCTTAGAAATGGTAGAAATTTATCGGACCTTTAAAAATAACAAAAAAGAAATATTAGAAAATTGGGCAAATTTAGAAGGTGTTTATGTACCATTAATTCATAAAAAAGAAAAAGTGATAAAAAGAAGATACATAAAAGAATTAAAAGAAGAAGATTTCCCTTTTCCTCCTTTAGTACCAATTTGCGAAATTGTTCACGATCATTTAACAATTGAAATCTCTCGCGGTTGTGGTCGAGGATGTCGCTTTTGCCAAGCAGGATTTGTTAATCGACCAGTAAGAATTCGACCAATTGAAGAAATTAAAAAATTAGCTTTAAAGGCAATAAAAGCTACCGGTTACGAAGAAATTTCTTTACTCTCTTTTTCGGCTGGTGATTATCCTAATTTAGCTTTTCTTTTAAGTTCTTTAAATGAAATTTTACATCCTTATTTAGTTGCCCTTTCCCTTCCTTCCCTTCGGGGCGAAGATTTCAACGAAGAAATTATTAACCAGCTAAAATTTATTAAAAAATCCGGAATTACTTTCGCTCCGGAAACAATTTCTTCTCGTTTAAAAAAGGTCATCAACAAAGAAATTTCTAACGAAAAGATTATTCAAGCAACTGAGACTTTGATAAAAAATAATTGGCAAGGAATCAAATTTTATTTTATGATTGGCCTACCTACAGAAAAAGAAGAAGATATAAAAGAAATTGCTTATTTCTTAAATTTTTTAGGAAAAATTGCTAGAAATAAGGAGTTACGAATCTCTATTTCTCCTTTTATTCCTAAACCTCATACTCCTTTTCAATTCTGTGGTTTTGAAGATAAAGGTTTACTTTCAGAAAAAATTAAAATTTTAAAAAGTTTAGTAAAATCCAAAAACGTTCGAATAAGATATGAAAATTTTGAACAATCCGAAATTCAAGCAGTTTTAGCAAGAGGAGACGAGAAAGTATCCTTCGTTATCGAAGACATTTTTAAGAACCAAGGATTTTTTCAAGATTGGACAGAATATTTTAAATATCAATTGTGGATAGATAGTTTTTCCAAAAATCAAATTGATAAAGAAAATTATCTCAAAGAAAGAAAACCCAATGAACCCTTACCTTGGGAATTCATTGATATTGGTTTATCCAAGAATTTTTTTATTGAGAGTTATCAAAAAGCCCTATCTTATCAAGAAAAAACAGAATTTTGTTCTTTCAAAATTACCAAAAAAGAAACCATTTTATCCAAAGAATTTTCAACTTTTTTAAAACCACCTTCTTCCCTTTCTATTTACAAAAGGTTCCGAGTAAAATTTAAAGTAGAAGAAAACTTCCGTTTTGCTTCTCATTTAGATATTGTTCGTGCAATCTATCGGACAATAAGAAGAGCTTGTTTGCCCGTACTTTCTTCATCGGGTTTTTCTCCACGATATTTAGTTTCCTTTGGTCCGCCTCTCCCAGTAGGGGTAATTTCGGAAGGCGAATATTTTGACATTTTTCTAAAAATTGATTATAATGGTAATTTAATAAAAGATTTAGGTAGTTATATGCCAAAAGATTTAATAGTTATTGATTTCAAAGAAATAAAAAAAGAGACTCCCAGTTTGGGGAAGTCAATCAAATTTTTAAAATATCAAATTATCTTACCAGAATCGATTAAAAAAAATATAAATTTAGTTAATTCTTCTTATTACTCTGTTAAAATTTCTGACAACATTTTAGAAATCCTTTTACCTTTCCAACCAGGAGTAAAGCTTTACCCTACTCTTAGTAAAATCTTGGGTTTAGAAGAGGAGACAATAAAATTATTATCCATTAAAAGAGTAGAACATTATCTGATAAAAAATGATAAATTAATAACACCTTTAGAAGATGATTAA